One Aquarana catesbeiana isolate 2022-GZ linkage group LG11, ASM4218655v1, whole genome shotgun sequence genomic window carries:
- the LOC141112504 gene encoding phospholipase A and acyltransferase 3-like gives MPLRGPEPKPGDLIEFHRVAYQHWGVYVGNGYIVHLTDQEGWSSLSSVFGETAVVRKDRLESVACGCDYNVNNKYDSRCSPYPAGKIVNAALKQVGKKMDYRLASANCEHFATDLRYGKRFCDQVDNAVKYTAGGTAVMATGILAAVAISSMRSNRQKQ, from the exons GGTCCTGAACCAAAGCCTGGAGATTTGATTGAATTTCATCGTGTAGCCTATCAGCATTGGGGTGTGTATGTTGGAAATGGATATATTGTACACTTAACAG ATCAGGAGGGTTGGTCCAGCTTATCTTCTGTTTTTGGAGAAACAGCTGTGGTGAGAAAGGACCGTTTGGAGTCTGTCGCCTGTGGATGTGACTATAACGTGAATAACAAGTATGACAGCAGATGCTCACCTTATCCAGCTGGAAAAATTGTCAACGCAGCATTGAAACAAGTAGGGAAGAAAATGGACTATCGCCTCGCTAGTGCCAACTGTGAGCACTTTGCAACTGACCTGAGATATGGCAAACGATTCTGTGATCAG GTGGATAACGCAGTGAAGTATACAGCTGGAGGTACAGCGGTCATGGCTACTGGAATTCTTGCAGCAGTTGCAATATCTTCAATGAGAAGTAATCGTCAGAAGCAGTGA